A portion of the Stigmatella aurantiaca DW4/3-1 genome contains these proteins:
- the fghA gene encoding S-formylglutathione hydrolase, whose translation MTAPLTLASEHRCFGGSVAFYRHASQACGGEMRFGVFTPPQAASRKVPVLYYLAGLTCTEETFLAKGGAQRLAAELGVMLVAPDTSPRGAGIPGEDDAWDFGTGAGFYVDATQAPWSSRYRMFTYVTQELPALVAAHLPARADREGIFGHSMGGHGALVCALRQPGRYRSVSAFAPIAAPIRSPWGQKAFGGYLGPDSEVWKAWDASELVRSLRQPLPPLLVDQGTRDKFLTEQLLPDQLRDACVAAGQPITLRMQEGYDHSYFFVSTFMEDHLRHHAAALNA comes from the coding sequence ATGACGGCGCCCCTGACGCTCGCGTCGGAACACCGCTGCTTCGGTGGCAGCGTGGCCTTCTACCGTCACGCCTCGCAGGCCTGCGGGGGGGAGATGCGCTTTGGCGTCTTCACGCCGCCCCAGGCCGCGTCCCGCAAGGTGCCAGTGCTCTATTACCTCGCGGGGCTCACTTGCACGGAGGAGACCTTTCTCGCCAAGGGGGGCGCGCAGCGGCTCGCCGCGGAGCTGGGGGTGATGCTCGTGGCGCCGGACACCAGCCCCCGCGGCGCGGGCATCCCAGGCGAGGACGATGCCTGGGATTTCGGCACCGGGGCGGGGTTCTATGTGGATGCCACCCAGGCGCCCTGGTCCTCGCGCTACCGCATGTTCACGTATGTCACCCAGGAGTTGCCCGCGCTGGTGGCCGCGCACCTGCCGGCCCGCGCGGATCGCGAGGGCATCTTCGGCCACTCCATGGGGGGCCATGGGGCGCTCGTCTGTGCGCTCCGCCAGCCGGGCCGGTACCGTTCGGTCTCCGCGTTTGCCCCCATCGCGGCGCCCATCCGCAGCCCCTGGGGACAGAAGGCGTTCGGGGGATATCTCGGCCCGGACTCCGAGGTGTGGAAGGCCTGGGACGCCAGCGAGCTGGTCCGCTCGCTGCGCCAGCCCTTGCCCCCGCTGCTCGTGGATCAGGGCACGCGGGACAAGTTCCTCACCGAGCAGCTCCTGCCGGATCAGCTTCGAGACGCCTGTGTGGCCGCAGGGCAGCCAATCACACTGCGGATGCAAGAGGGTTATGACCACAGTTACTTTTTCGTTTCCACCTTCATGGAGGACCACCTGCGCCACCACGCCGCGGCGCTGAATGCGTGA
- a CDS encoding S-(hydroxymethyl)glutathione dehydrogenase/class III alcohol dehydrogenase, producing the protein MDVRAAVAFEAGKPLRIETVQLEGPRAGEVLVELKATGVCHTDDYTLSGKDPEGLFPAILGHEGAGVVVDVGAGVTSVKRGDHVIPLYTPECRQCEYCLSRRTNLCQAIRQTQGQGLMPDGTSRFKLGKTPIHHYMGTSTFAQYTVLPEIAVAKIREDAPFEKVCYIGCGVTTGIGAVVYTAQVKPGSNVVVFGLGGIGLNVVQGARMVGANMIIGVDINPARRELATKLGMTHFVNPKEVEGDLVKYLVDLTRGGADYSFECIGNVQTMRQALECCHKGWGESIIIGVAAAGQEISTRPFQLVTGRVWKGSAFGGARGRTDVPRIVDWYMEGKIQIDPLITHTVPLEGIQQAFDMMHRGESIRSVVRY; encoded by the coding sequence ATGGACGTTCGCGCGGCGGTCGCGTTCGAGGCGGGCAAGCCCTTGCGCATCGAGACGGTGCAGCTCGAAGGGCCCAGGGCGGGGGAGGTGCTCGTGGAGCTGAAGGCCACGGGGGTCTGCCACACCGACGACTACACCCTCTCGGGCAAGGATCCCGAGGGGCTCTTTCCGGCCATTCTCGGCCACGAAGGGGCTGGGGTGGTGGTGGATGTGGGGGCTGGCGTCACCTCGGTGAAGCGGGGAGACCACGTCATTCCGCTCTACACGCCGGAGTGCCGGCAATGTGAGTACTGCCTGTCGCGCAGGACGAACCTCTGTCAGGCCATCCGCCAGACGCAGGGCCAGGGGCTGATGCCGGATGGCACGAGCCGCTTCAAGCTCGGCAAGACGCCCATTCACCACTACATGGGGACCTCCACCTTCGCCCAGTACACGGTGCTTCCGGAGATCGCCGTGGCGAAGATCCGCGAGGACGCGCCCTTCGAGAAGGTCTGCTACATCGGCTGTGGGGTGACGACCGGCATTGGCGCCGTCGTCTACACCGCCCAGGTGAAGCCCGGCAGCAACGTGGTCGTCTTCGGCCTGGGGGGCATCGGCCTCAACGTGGTGCAGGGCGCGCGCATGGTGGGCGCGAACATGATCATCGGGGTGGACATCAACCCCGCGCGGCGCGAGCTCGCCACGAAGCTCGGCATGACGCACTTCGTGAACCCCAAGGAGGTCGAGGGCGATCTCGTGAAGTACCTGGTGGATCTCACCCGGGGTGGGGCGGACTACAGCTTCGAGTGCATCGGCAACGTGCAGACGATGCGGCAGGCCCTGGAGTGTTGCCACAAGGGCTGGGGCGAGAGCATCATCATCGGCGTGGCGGCCGCGGGGCAGGAGATCAGCACGCGCCCCTTCCAGCTCGTCACCGGCCGCGTCTGGAAGGGCTCGGCCTTCGGTGGCGCGCGCGGCCGCACCGACGTGCCTCGCATCGTGGACTGGTACATGGAGGGGAAGATCCAGATCGATCCGCTCATCACCCACACGGTGCCGCTGGAGGGCATCCAGCAGGCCTTCGACATGATGCACCGGGGGGAGTCGATCCGCAGCGTGGTGAGGTACTGA
- a CDS encoding SIR2 family NAD-dependent protein deacylase: MSQDGLRRAAHVLRSAEALLIGAGAGMGVDSGLPDFRGSEGFWRAYPAYAKLGLDFAGMANPQWFQRDPALAWGFYGHRLGLYRATQPHPGFALLRSWAERMPRGAFVFTSNVDGQFQKAGFSEDRILEVHGSIHSVQCLGRCGELASASPFTVDVDPESFRARPPLPSCPVCGALLRPNILMFGDGGWDSSRTELQEQRLVAWLETVTPGTLAVVECGAGTAIPSVRRFCEQAAAAGRGTLIRINVREPQVPPQGIGLPMTALAALRGIAEELDPGRQLL; this comes from the coding sequence ATGAGCCAAGACGGCCTCCGCCGCGCCGCGCACGTCCTCCGTTCCGCTGAAGCGCTCCTGATCGGAGCCGGGGCAGGGATGGGGGTGGATTCTGGACTTCCCGACTTCCGGGGGAGTGAAGGCTTCTGGCGCGCCTATCCCGCCTACGCGAAGCTCGGCCTCGATTTCGCCGGCATGGCCAATCCCCAGTGGTTCCAGAGGGATCCCGCGCTCGCCTGGGGTTTCTACGGCCACCGGCTCGGCCTGTACCGCGCGACACAGCCCCACCCGGGGTTTGCCCTGCTGCGCTCGTGGGCGGAGCGCATGCCGCGGGGCGCCTTCGTCTTCACCTCCAATGTGGATGGCCAATTTCAGAAAGCGGGCTTTTCCGAGGACCGCATCCTGGAGGTGCACGGGTCCATCCACTCCGTCCAGTGCCTGGGCCGCTGTGGCGAGCTCGCCTCCGCGAGTCCCTTCACGGTGGACGTGGACCCCGAGTCCTTCCGGGCCCGTCCGCCGCTGCCCTCCTGTCCTGTCTGCGGCGCGCTGCTGCGGCCCAACATCCTCATGTTCGGGGATGGGGGGTGGGACTCCTCGCGCACGGAACTCCAGGAGCAGCGCCTCGTGGCGTGGCTCGAGACGGTGACGCCTGGGACGCTGGCGGTCGTCGAGTGCGGGGCTGGCACGGCCATTCCCTCGGTCCGGCGCTTTTGCGAGCAGGCAGCGGCGGCTGGGCGGGGGACGCTGATCCGCATCAACGTGCGCGAACCCCAGGTTCCCCCTCAAGGGATTGGCCTGCCGATGACGGCCCTGGCGGCTTTGCGTGGGATCGCAGAGGAATTGGACCCGGGGCGGCAACTTCTATAG